One stretch of Azotosporobacter soli DNA includes these proteins:
- the lspA gene encoding signal peptidase II, with the protein MVWLVIILIVALDQLTKYYISLNMFPETSLPVINGIFHITYVLNPGAAFGLFKYKTGFFLAIAVVLIALVAYLYPRLPKQRIYLRWGMTLMTSGAVGNVIDRLRTGYVVDFFDFRIWPVFNVADIAIVCGVALMTWDIWQSDRVKE; encoded by the coding sequence GTGGTTTGGTTGGTAATCATACTCATAGTGGCGTTGGATCAGTTGACGAAATATTACATTTCGTTGAACATGTTTCCTGAAACTTCGTTGCCCGTGATTAACGGAATTTTTCACATTACCTATGTGCTGAATCCGGGAGCCGCATTCGGCTTGTTCAAATACAAGACGGGCTTTTTCCTGGCGATAGCGGTCGTTTTGATTGCGCTGGTCGCATACCTGTATCCGCGGTTGCCCAAACAGAGAATTTACTTGCGGTGGGGCATGACGCTGATGACAAGCGGAGCCGTGGGCAACGTCATTGATCGCTTGCGGACTGGATATGTAGTGGATTTTTTTGACTTTCGAATTTGGCCGGTGTTTAATGTGGCCGATATAGCCATTGTCTGCGGCGTCGCGTTGATGACCTGGGACATTTGGCAAAGCGACAGGGTAAAGGAATGA
- a CDS encoding carboxymuconolactone decarboxylase family protein, protein MSDLNAQELKKLFEEHFGFTPPCMISAAQLGTEMGEVMEKFHGLTWGEGEIPLKYRYLMALATAVYGDEDYRARMELLKALRCGATQAEIKETLQQQVWLRGAPVLVKIMPLLQFLEKITATQKVKDSTN, encoded by the coding sequence ATGTCGGATTTGAATGCGCAAGAGTTGAAAAAACTGTTTGAAGAGCATTTTGGTTTTACGCCGCCATGCATGATCAGTGCCGCGCAACTCGGAACGGAAATGGGCGAAGTCATGGAAAAATTTCATGGACTGACGTGGGGCGAGGGAGAAATTCCGCTGAAATATCGTTATCTGATGGCGCTGGCGACTGCGGTATATGGCGATGAGGACTATCGTGCGCGGATGGAACTTCTCAAAGCACTGCGCTGTGGCGCAACGCAGGCGGAGATAAAAGAGACGCTGCAGCAGCAAGTATGGCTTCGCGGCGCTCCGGTACTGGTTAAAATAATGCCTCTACTGCAATTTTTAGAGAAAATAACAGCAACGCAAAAGGTAAAGGATAGCACAAATTAA
- a CDS encoding DUF362 domain-containing protein, which translates to MYKISSECIKCGACAPVCPVEAISEGDAQYVIDEKCIDCGSCASTCPVGAISAE; encoded by the coding sequence ATGTATAAAATCAGCAGCGAATGTATCAAATGCGGAGCTTGTGCTCCTGTATGCCCAGTAGAAGCTATTTCCGAAGGTGACGCTCAATACGTCATCGACGAAAAATGCATCGATTGCGGTTCTTGCGCATCCACTTGCCCGGTAGGAGCAATCAGCGCAGAATAA
- a CDS encoding TVP38/TMEM64 family protein → MALCKMGLRLYLLRVAFFLLLVGIGWQLDFVRDFLARGLWLIKRHDFVGIRQMILAYGQWAPLTSIALMTLQSVIPFVPGLFLTLVNAWLFGWQYGALYSWVGALFGAGLDFYLARWFGRPWLGCLSEAQWVKRIEKFLDQQGFVLIFLTRLTPLMPFKVISYSAGLTGLPFSRYLLATATGQTPPILLYSYLGQELQRNWRGAAALTLLAAVFALGLYYWSQRRLRIEENGKK, encoded by the coding sequence ATGGCTTTGTGCAAGATGGGGCTGCGTCTTTATTTGCTGCGCGTAGCATTTTTTTTGCTGTTGGTCGGCATTGGCTGGCAGCTTGATTTTGTGCGCGACTTTTTAGCGCGGGGGCTGTGGCTGATAAAACGTCACGATTTTGTTGGCATTCGCCAAATGATTCTTGCCTATGGACAATGGGCACCGCTGACAAGTATTGCTTTGATGACGTTGCAAAGCGTGATTCCATTTGTCCCGGGGCTCTTTCTTACACTGGTTAATGCGTGGTTGTTCGGTTGGCAATACGGTGCGCTTTACTCATGGGTGGGTGCTTTGTTTGGAGCTGGGTTGGATTTTTATCTGGCTCGCTGGTTCGGACGGCCGTGGCTGGGTTGTCTAAGCGAAGCGCAATGGGTGAAGAGGATTGAAAAATTTCTTGATCAGCAAGGCTTTGTCTTGATATTTCTTACCCGATTAACGCCGCTCATGCCTTTCAAAGTGATCAGTTACAGTGCAGGATTGACCGGTTTGCCATTCTCACGCTATTTGTTAGCGACGGCTACCGGGCAGACGCCGCCGATTCTATTGTATTCTTACCTTGGGCAGGAACTGCAGCGCAACTGGCGAGGTGCCGCCGCATTAACGCTTTTAGCGGCTGTTTTTGCACTGGGTCTTTATTATTGGAGCCAGCGTCGTTTGCGAATTGAAGAAAATGGGAAAAAATAA